The following are encoded in a window of Bacillota bacterium genomic DNA:
- a CDS encoding OmpH family outer membrane protein, whose amino-acid sequence MQRRHKNYLVVTVALTFMLGLVLAAGQRGVLRATQQSTVGYVDTEFIYYAYVQPALGQRLVEVGLDAELQAKLEEFQKELDKELAELEANDGLSETVKWRLAQAIQAEYQVQLDASQRALTAEVEDEVYNELIQAIYKVAAAEKVDLVLNGQVVLVGGVDLTVKVLAELGVDLSSYY is encoded by the coding sequence ATGCAAAGAAGACACAAGAATTACTTGGTTGTAACAGTTGCTTTGACTTTCATGCTCGGTTTGGTTTTGGCGGCAGGACAACGCGGTGTTCTGCGCGCTACCCAGCAGAGTACCGTGGGGTATGTGGACACTGAATTTATCTATTATGCTTATGTGCAGCCTGCCTTAGGGCAGCGTTTGGTGGAAGTAGGTCTGGACGCCGAACTACAAGCCAAGTTGGAGGAATTCCAGAAGGAACTGGATAAAGAGCTGGCGGAGCTTGAGGCCAATGACGGCCTGTCGGAGACGGTCAAGTGGCGGTTGGCCCAGGCCATTCAGGCGGAGTATCAGGTCCAGTTGGATGCTAGTCAGCGGGCTTTGACTGCAGAGGTAGAAGACGAAGTCTACAACGAACTGATCCAGGCCATTTACAAAGTGGCCGCCGCCGAGAAGGTTGATTTGGTGCTCAACGGACAGGTTGTCCTGGTTGGTGGTGTGGATCTGACGGTGAAGGTCCTAGCGGAATTGGGCGTAGATTTGAGCAGCTATTATTGA
- the lpxD gene encoding UDP-3-O-(3-hydroxymyristoyl)glucosamine N-acyltransferase has product MSTGHKLGELARMVAGTLCGDPDLVIKGIRGYQTAGPEEITFAADKKVLAKVAEESNAGAVIVPADGSLDKPHIKVANPRLAFAQLLAVFAPQYPRPVGVHPTAVVGADVELGADCSIGAHVVIEDGAKLGNRVTLYPGVYVGHDVAIGDDCTLYPNVVIMAGCVLGNRVVIHAGTVIGSDGFGYVQEASGHTKVPQIGNVIISDDVEIGANVTVDRATCDSTIIGRGTKIDNLVQLGHNVVIGENCLLVSMVGIAGSTEVGDNVVIAGQAGAVGHIQIGSGSRILARAMVTNDLPPGSLVSGAPAQRHQDALRITAATRRLPELLSTVKELGRRIEELEKNLDSVVRRSGSGATD; this is encoded by the coding sequence ATGAGTACAGGGCATAAGTTAGGGGAACTTGCCCGGATGGTTGCCGGCACCCTGTGTGGTGACCCTGATCTAGTGATTAAGGGTATCAGGGGATACCAAACTGCTGGCCCCGAGGAGATTACCTTTGCCGCCGATAAGAAAGTCTTGGCCAAGGTCGCGGAGGAGAGCAATGCCGGAGCGGTGATTGTCCCCGCCGACGGTTCCTTGGATAAGCCCCACATCAAGGTAGCCAATCCTAGGTTGGCCTTTGCGCAGCTTCTGGCGGTCTTTGCGCCCCAGTATCCCCGTCCGGTGGGCGTTCATCCCACCGCGGTGGTTGGTGCTGATGTGGAGCTGGGTGCCGACTGCAGTATTGGTGCCCATGTGGTGATTGAGGATGGAGCCAAGTTGGGGAATCGGGTGACCCTCTATCCCGGAGTGTATGTGGGCCATGATGTGGCTATCGGTGATGATTGTACCCTTTATCCTAATGTTGTGATCATGGCCGGCTGCGTGCTGGGAAACCGAGTAGTTATTCACGCAGGAACGGTTATCGGTAGCGACGGTTTCGGATATGTCCAGGAGGCTTCGGGGCATACCAAGGTACCCCAAATCGGCAATGTGATCATTAGCGACGATGTGGAGATAGGGGCGAACGTCACTGTGGACCGTGCCACCTGTGATAGCACCATCATCGGGCGGGGGACGAAGATTGATAATCTGGTCCAGCTCGGTCACAATGTGGTCATCGGAGAAAACTGTTTATTGGTGTCCATGGTGGGTATCGCCGGTAGTACCGAGGTCGGTGATAATGTGGTCATCGCCGGACAGGCTGGTGCGGTGGGCCACATCCAAATTGGTTCCGGCAGTCGTATTCTTGCCCGGGCCATGGTGACCAATGATCTTCCGCCTGGCTCCCTGGTGTCCGGAGCGCCGGCCCAGCGCCATCAGGACGCACTTCGGATTACCGCGGCCACCCGTCGCTTGCCGGAGTTGCTCAGTACAGTGAAGGAGCTTGGCCGGAGGATTGAGGAACTGGAAAAGAATCTTGATTCCGTAGTTCGGAGGAGTGGTTCTGGTGCGACGGATTGA
- a CDS encoding YjbH domain-containing protein gives MRRIDWVLSGLVVCLVCLFPVLGAANGILVNVPTADLTKDGRLVFGFQDIDNRGEGEVSWGISPEVAAKLSVTKLDGKAGKFDAGVKVQLLKESVDYPAVSFEIAGNSKYLVASKSLGVRAPRIHAGIGQGRVNGVFVGLSYVVNPVTISSGTKSWSVPVAMVMGEFDGKHLNAGIRLAFSPRFDLDLYLVDMEELGWGVKFNTQF, from the coding sequence GTGCGACGGATTGATTGGGTTTTGAGCGGACTTGTGGTTTGTCTCGTTTGCCTTTTTCCGGTGTTGGGTGCCGCCAATGGCATCCTGGTAAACGTGCCAACGGCAGACCTGACCAAGGATGGACGCCTGGTTTTTGGCTTTCAAGATATTGACAACAGAGGTGAAGGGGAGGTTTCCTGGGGCATCTCGCCGGAGGTGGCGGCGAAGCTTTCTGTGACCAAGCTGGATGGGAAAGCGGGGAAATTCGACGCTGGGGTGAAGGTGCAGCTACTAAAAGAGAGCGTCGATTACCCAGCGGTGAGTTTTGAGATTGCGGGTAACAGCAAATACCTGGTGGCGAGCAAATCCCTGGGGGTACGGGCTCCAAGGATTCACGCCGGGATCGGCCAGGGCCGTGTTAATGGTGTATTTGTGGGTTTGTCCTATGTGGTCAATCCCGTTACCATCTCATCGGGAACCAAGTCCTGGTCCGTGCCTGTGGCGATGGTGATGGGTGAGTTTGACGGTAAACACCTCAATGCGGGAATAAGATTAGCCTTTTCACCTCGCTTTGACTTAGACTTGTACCTGGTTGATATGGAAGAACTGGGTTGGGGTGTGAAGTTCAACACGCAGTTTTGA
- a CDS encoding YjgP/YjgQ family permease — protein sequence MRRKLVKFRILDRYVMKEFLGPFFLCIAAFTLMLISQLLFEMSDLIFVKRIPASQVTKMVLYKLPHLFAMSFPVAALYGCLTSLGRLVKDNEVTVVRSFGVRFTRFIIPTLVMGLLVTLLTYEFNERVVPWANHQFQMMWRRVVLQEESPRIQQNLFFKGLDNQFFYIRRIDPGRQTFQDILIYQLPRTGFPSIISAREGTYEDNLWTLRNGVSTELDRDGMVVNERKFNELQIVTAEPADVYLSGYKTADEMSRKELAEHIARFQRSGLQVRSFVVDYHMKLSMPVSSFIFVFLAAPLSLYSVRGGKAFGVAASVALGFAYYIISAVFRSMGSNAYLPELAAAWLPNLIFGLCGVILLLWAERK from the coding sequence TTGCGCAGGAAGTTAGTGAAGTTTAGGATACTTGACCGATACGTGATGAAGGAGTTTTTGGGACCCTTCTTCCTCTGCATTGCTGCTTTCACCTTGATGTTGATCAGCCAATTGCTCTTCGAGATGAGCGATCTTATTTTCGTCAAACGGATCCCTGCCTCCCAAGTGACCAAAATGGTCTTATACAAACTACCTCATCTTTTTGCCATGAGCTTTCCTGTGGCGGCCCTATATGGTTGTTTGACTTCCTTGGGTCGACTGGTGAAGGACAATGAGGTTACAGTGGTCAGAAGCTTCGGAGTGAGGTTTACCCGGTTTATTATCCCCACCCTGGTGATGGGTTTGCTAGTGACTCTGTTAACCTACGAGTTCAATGAACGGGTGGTGCCCTGGGCCAACCACCAGTTTCAGATGATGTGGCGTCGGGTGGTGTTACAAGAAGAATCCCCCCGGATCCAACAGAACCTATTTTTCAAAGGGTTGGACAATCAGTTTTTCTATATTCGACGCATAGATCCGGGGCGCCAGACCTTCCAGGATATCTTGATCTATCAGTTGCCCCGCACAGGATTTCCCTCGATCATCAGTGCCCGGGAGGGGACGTACGAGGATAATCTGTGGACCTTGCGTAACGGGGTCAGCACGGAACTAGATCGGGACGGCATGGTGGTCAATGAGCGCAAGTTCAATGAACTGCAGATTGTTACCGCAGAGCCGGCGGATGTTTATCTTAGCGGATACAAGACCGCCGATGAGATGAGTAGGAAGGAACTGGCGGAACACATCGCACGCTTTCAGCGTAGTGGCCTGCAGGTGCGTTCGTTCGTAGTGGATTACCATATGAAGTTGTCTATGCCCGTATCTTCCTTCATCTTTGTCTTTTTGGCCGCTCCTTTAAGCCTTTATTCGGTAAGGGGTGGTAAAGCTTTTGGCGTAGCTGCTAGTGTGGCCTTGGGTTTTGCCTACTACATCATTTCTGCCGTCTTCCGTTCTATGGGAAGCAATGCTTATCTTCCGGAACTGGCGGCAGCTTGGTTACCAAACCTCATCTTCGGCCTCTGTGGAGTCATCCTCCTCCTTTGGGCGGAACGAAAGTAA
- a CDS encoding family 43 glycosylhydrolase — MTAAAQSLESITYNNPIDIGIADPCVIRASDGRFYLYSTGLSVWSSDDLVNWKREGSVKPANTWGVADFWAPEVIEYEGKFYLFYSAERPQGGKRVALAISDSPIGPFEDLGHPLFDFGYSAIDASPFIDDDGRKYLFYSKDQVGIGGGRYESSIYGVELSDDFTSVVGEPVLLIKPDQAWELLSGNRLWNEGGYVVKHNGKYYLMYSANYYGGVHYSVGYAVSEHPLGPYVKYANNPVLSRGPWVGELSGTGHHSVVRSPDGTELFIVYHVHADPAVGGGNRRLAIDRMGFRQDGSIYVSGPTLTPQPKPSGTTPLVNLAAEAVVTASSVRVPYRVDALKDGEIVTQIKNAQYDWASNDGEGTWVRFQWPTPRRIKYLFLYGSVMGTRIEQATVSYGTGDEVAGQVTTEMFPLEPGVAVVVTLPDNEDISWIEISIDKLVNPAGTAALSEVMVLGYPAGMVWISSFNEGDTLTEVTPVSVEAPGIPVKWVQIAMNEEIWYEDDVLPTGLILDPAQLERGYYRLSVSLVDQHDTEYQYDTGFQVEHARLVTPDPGARLSGEVLLEVAPVIPDQELAQVEIVVERFVADEKLIVFDTTGVDRISFQTTSLPWSGALNTLALEDGAYDIAIHATTVHGVRSERRERVVVSNWTVLEDHLLPPKNLGLFGILESLKTSDKSKGWAYTDVNPELFSGDRDRMLRSSNTDEYLTWNLSNLYRGILTVYSKYPEIEGSVRVEASPDGNDWYPVICETEIIRPGTEDNPWWELKVIATVPTDLKAEFLRVVFTAQGLPKDELQLGYVRLVGLQDAVNVPLIVD, encoded by the coding sequence ATGACGGCAGCTGCCCAATCCCTAGAATCGATCACGTATAACAATCCGATTGACATTGGTATAGCGGATCCATGTGTTATCCGAGCTTCAGACGGCAGGTTCTATCTGTACAGCACCGGGTTGTCTGTTTGGTCCTCCGATGACTTGGTGAATTGGAAACGGGAAGGAAGCGTAAAGCCGGCCAACACGTGGGGCGTGGCAGATTTTTGGGCTCCGGAGGTCATTGAGTACGAAGGCAAGTTCTATCTCTTCTATTCAGCGGAGCGTCCCCAAGGCGGGAAGCGAGTGGCTTTGGCGATTAGCGACAGTCCCATCGGGCCCTTTGAGGATTTAGGTCATCCCCTCTTCGATTTCGGCTATTCCGCTATCGATGCTAGCCCGTTCATCGACGACGACGGTCGGAAGTATCTGTTTTATTCAAAGGATCAAGTGGGTATTGGCGGAGGGCGTTACGAGAGTTCCATCTACGGGGTTGAGCTCAGTGATGACTTTACCTCTGTGGTGGGAGAGCCAGTCCTTTTAATCAAACCGGATCAAGCTTGGGAGCTGCTCTCCGGGAACCGCCTGTGGAACGAAGGTGGCTACGTCGTCAAGCATAACGGTAAGTACTATTTGATGTACTCGGCCAACTACTACGGTGGCGTCCACTATTCTGTCGGGTACGCGGTATCCGAGCATCCTTTAGGACCCTATGTGAAGTATGCAAATAACCCTGTTCTTTCCCGGGGACCCTGGGTCGGGGAGCTTTCAGGGACTGGACACCATAGCGTGGTACGTTCTCCCGATGGAACAGAGCTGTTCATCGTCTACCACGTACATGCTGATCCGGCGGTGGGTGGCGGAAACCGTCGCCTGGCCATTGACCGCATGGGCTTTAGACAAGATGGTAGCATTTATGTGAGTGGTCCGACCTTGACACCGCAGCCGAAACCCTCGGGAACTACGCCCCTGGTAAATCTGGCGGCGGAGGCCGTTGTGACCGCTAGTTCCGTGAGAGTTCCCTATCGGGTGGATGCCCTAAAGGACGGGGAAATCGTGACCCAGATCAAGAATGCCCAGTATGATTGGGCAAGCAACGACGGCGAAGGCACCTGGGTTCGGTTCCAATGGCCGACCCCGAGAAGGATCAAGTACCTCTTCTTGTACGGCAGTGTAATGGGGACGCGGATTGAACAAGCCACCGTATCTTACGGAACGGGCGACGAGGTTGCGGGGCAGGTTACCACTGAAATGTTCCCGCTGGAGCCGGGCGTGGCCGTTGTAGTAACACTGCCAGACAATGAAGACATCAGTTGGATTGAGATTTCCATCGATAAACTGGTGAATCCGGCCGGAACTGCGGCCCTGAGTGAAGTGATGGTTTTGGGTTATCCCGCAGGGATGGTGTGGATTTCCTCCTTCAACGAGGGAGACACCCTTACGGAAGTGACTCCCGTATCTGTGGAAGCCCCGGGGATACCGGTGAAGTGGGTACAAATTGCCATGAACGAGGAAATCTGGTATGAAGACGATGTTCTACCGACAGGGCTCATCCTCGATCCTGCGCAGCTGGAGCGGGGCTATTATCGCCTATCTGTTAGCTTGGTGGATCAACATGATACAGAATATCAGTACGATACCGGATTCCAAGTGGAGCATGCTCGGTTGGTCACCCCTGACCCGGGGGCACGGCTTAGTGGAGAAGTGCTTTTGGAGGTTGCTCCTGTTATCCCGGACCAGGAGTTAGCCCAGGTGGAAATCGTGGTGGAACGGTTCGTCGCCGATGAGAAGTTGATTGTCTTCGATACCACTGGTGTAGATCGGATTTCTTTCCAGACCACTTCCCTACCATGGTCGGGTGCGCTTAACACCTTGGCTTTAGAGGATGGGGCCTATGACATTGCTATCCATGCCACTACTGTCCATGGTGTTCGGTCCGAAAGAAGAGAGCGCGTGGTTGTCAGCAACTGGACCGTACTAGAGGATCATCTGCTGCCTCCGAAGAACCTGGGGTTGTTTGGTATCCTTGAGTCCCTGAAGACCTCCGACAAGTCCAAAGGATGGGCCTATACCGATGTCAACCCGGAATTGTTTTCCGGTGATCGGGATCGCATGCTGCGTAGTAGCAATACCGATGAGTATTTGACCTGGAATTTGTCCAATCTGTATCGTGGTATCTTAACGGTGTACAGTAAGTATCCGGAAATCGAAGGCAGTGTAAGGGTGGAGGCTTCGCCCGATGGCAATGATTGGTACCCGGTTATCTGCGAAACGGAGATCATCAGGCCCGGAACTGAGGACAACCCGTGGTGGGAACTGAAAGTGATCGCTACGGTGCCCACAGACCTCAAGGCGGAATTCCTCCGGGTGGTCTTCACTGCCCAAGGGTTACCTAAGGATGAGCTGCAACTAGGTTATGTCCGTCTAGTGGGGTTACAGGATGCCGTTAACGTACCTTTGATTGTCGATTGA
- a CDS encoding extracellular solute-binding protein, giving the protein MKKRFIFCLAISLVFILSLGVSAEKTVIRHSHDVYNQRDWTAWLEAAKLKFEALNPDIEIEIIVHGRNEQREKFLLTHGMEEGADVMEVLSSDHYNLATVGLFDNIDPFIENDSEISWEDFLPIAAQCATMFDGPMEGGHWFLPMSLWVIGAAFNDTHFQESGVQVPSRYNYTWTWDDFADIGRKLLRMDAAGNVTRWGATYSHWRTWIHNAGGFMYEPYINPTQITMNTEAVRQALEFLQRVTSIERIAAYHPYPEPFTAQEISIFLHAGPSITPILRRNNVNWEWSFGPNPKLERAGSEIVSIGFAISSGSSKKEAAWRWIKFLATEAAVDHIMVTGRPAAWLHAVADYQAYFPMASPWEYVWIELLSDPDSYIRPVVDDDVGRIINDHVWSVIRGEVAPEVGIARAQEQASTMLQLKGLAK; this is encoded by the coding sequence TTGAAAAAACGTTTCATTTTCTGTCTAGCTATTTCGCTGGTCTTTATTCTGTCCCTTGGAGTAAGCGCGGAAAAGACCGTAATCCGCCACTCCCACGATGTGTATAATCAGCGGGATTGGACTGCCTGGTTGGAAGCGGCCAAGCTGAAATTCGAAGCTTTGAACCCCGACATTGAGATCGAGATCATTGTCCACGGGCGGAATGAACAGCGGGAGAAGTTCTTGCTCACGCATGGTATGGAGGAAGGGGCCGATGTGATGGAAGTCCTTTCCTCGGACCACTACAACTTGGCCACTGTCGGCTTGTTTGACAATATCGACCCCTTCATCGAGAATGACTCGGAGATCTCCTGGGAAGACTTTCTCCCCATCGCCGCACAATGTGCTACGATGTTCGACGGACCTATGGAGGGTGGCCATTGGTTCCTGCCCATGTCCCTGTGGGTAATCGGAGCCGCCTTTAACGACACCCATTTCCAGGAAAGTGGCGTGCAGGTTCCCTCCCGGTACAACTACACCTGGACCTGGGACGATTTCGCTGATATTGGACGGAAGCTCTTGCGGATGGATGCGGCCGGAAATGTGACCCGCTGGGGCGCTACCTATTCCCATTGGCGCACCTGGATCCACAATGCGGGTGGATTCATGTATGAACCGTACATCAACCCCACTCAGATCACGATGAATACTGAAGCGGTACGGCAGGCTCTGGAGTTCTTGCAGAGGGTGACTTCCATCGAGCGGATCGCGGCGTATCATCCCTATCCCGAGCCCTTTACTGCACAAGAGATCTCCATATTCCTGCACGCAGGGCCGTCGATTACACCGATCCTGCGACGGAACAACGTGAACTGGGAATGGTCCTTCGGACCGAATCCGAAGTTGGAACGGGCCGGTAGTGAGATTGTTAGTATCGGTTTTGCGATTAGCTCTGGTTCCAGCAAGAAGGAAGCGGCTTGGCGCTGGATTAAGTTCCTGGCCACTGAAGCGGCTGTTGACCACATCATGGTCACCGGGCGGCCGGCGGCATGGTTGCACGCGGTTGCTGACTACCAGGCCTACTTCCCCATGGCTTCTCCCTGGGAGTATGTCTGGATCGAGCTTCTGTCGGATCCCGACAGCTATATCCGACCCGTCGTGGACGATGATGTAGGCAGGATCATCAACGATCATGTCTGGTCCGTCATCCGGGGTGAAGTGGCGCCTGAGGTAGGTATAGCCCGGGCCCAGGAACAGGCCAGTACCATGTTGCAGTTGAAGGGATTGGCTAAGTAG
- a CDS encoding DUF1080 domain-containing protein: MRRYTLTLMALLVCLMFSGCFTKKQEPVEITLPFTLDLSQVEEGTLPKEIRVITGDWKVIDNALEVNFPPQSGEGLGAFLHFRGLELADFDMRVSISFEAVDSDSRFAMLLFRADHLNLPRHKIQVRRGGTRADGLRVLFRNAANTSKEQARASYSENFELGEVYDFRLAVCGNKVKLFIDDNLVFDVEIAEEEWHKDKGAVGLGVFGGRVRFSNISIDSITPEEFEAL; encoded by the coding sequence ATGCGCAGGTACACTCTTACGCTTATGGCCTTATTGGTCTGTTTAATGTTCAGTGGTTGCTTCACGAAGAAGCAAGAGCCCGTGGAGATCACCTTACCCTTTACGTTGGATCTGAGCCAAGTGGAAGAGGGGACCCTTCCTAAAGAGATCAGGGTTATTACAGGTGACTGGAAGGTTATCGATAACGCTTTAGAAGTAAACTTCCCGCCGCAGTCAGGGGAAGGATTGGGAGCCTTCTTGCATTTCCGTGGCCTTGAGTTGGCAGATTTTGATATGCGGGTAAGTATTAGTTTTGAAGCGGTGGATAGCGATAGTCGCTTCGCCATGTTGCTTTTCCGGGCCGACCACCTAAACCTGCCACGGCACAAAATACAGGTGCGTCGGGGTGGAACCAGGGCCGACGGTTTGCGTGTCCTATTCAGGAATGCCGCAAACACAAGTAAAGAGCAAGCCCGAGCCTCCTATAGTGAAAACTTCGAACTGGGTGAAGTCTACGATTTCCGTCTGGCGGTATGCGGGAACAAGGTTAAGCTTTTCATAGACGACAACCTCGTGTTCGATGTGGAAATTGCTGAGGAAGAATGGCATAAGGACAAGGGCGCCGTTGGCTTGGGTGTATTTGGTGGCCGTGTGCGCTTCAGTAACATCAGTATCGACAGTATCACTCCGGAAGAGTTCGAAGCTCTGTAA
- a CDS encoding glycoside hydrolase family 2, producing MSSVLRSEYPRPDKVRKEWMSLNGTWGFAFDDENRGTKERWFQDLSKLNQQIVVPFPYQAKASGIGTSEYHPIVWYGRRFSVPANWDKRTILHFGAVDYEATVWVNGVYVGSHQGGYVPFSFDITDLLQPGENEVVLRVVDMARIDQPRGKQSARDKSWACWYTPVTGIWQSVWLEHLDRIHIKDFYLVPDIENQCLLIEYTLSEVVEGLSLEATVLCEGKQIVQQDVTVSPLYTRWSNITPMDVAKMSVPVPQARLWSVEDPFLYDLTLTLKRDGQIVDEIKTYFGMREVTRKHGQVYLNGRPCYQRLVLDQGYWAEGIYTPRSVEDLKKDVELIKALGFNGVRKHQKIEDPYFYYYCDKLGLLVWSEMPACYEYTETGAENLRREWTKAVLRDRNHPSIIAWVPMNESWGVDQLFRSVDSRIVAYLESLYYHTRSLDHTRLVVSNDGWQHGTTDLLTIHEYTQDAKDLKRRFQAFADNPNATTFSHNRETLLDGFKLTDQPIIVSEFGGVKIEDGQSGWGYGNAAKDAEDMLNRVSQLVDALLSFSQIAGYCYTQLTDVEQEVNGLLTIDRQPKADLERLRQIFTRR from the coding sequence TTGAGTAGTGTGTTGAGAAGCGAATATCCTCGACCTGATAAGGTTCGGAAAGAATGGATGAGTCTAAACGGAACCTGGGGGTTTGCCTTTGACGATGAAAACAGGGGCACGAAAGAACGTTGGTTCCAGGACTTGTCTAAGCTCAATCAACAGATAGTCGTACCCTTTCCCTATCAGGCGAAGGCTAGTGGAATAGGGACGTCGGAGTATCATCCCATTGTGTGGTATGGACGACGCTTTTCCGTCCCCGCCAATTGGGACAAAAGGACGATCCTCCATTTTGGGGCCGTGGACTATGAGGCCACCGTTTGGGTGAATGGTGTTTACGTAGGCAGTCACCAGGGGGGATATGTTCCCTTCTCCTTTGATATTACCGATCTGCTTCAACCGGGGGAAAACGAGGTTGTCCTGCGGGTGGTGGACATGGCGCGGATCGACCAACCCCGTGGAAAACAGAGTGCCCGGGATAAATCGTGGGCTTGTTGGTACACCCCGGTTACAGGAATTTGGCAGTCGGTATGGTTAGAGCATCTAGACAGAATTCACATCAAAGATTTCTATTTGGTGCCGGATATAGAGAATCAGTGCTTGCTAATCGAGTACACCTTGAGTGAGGTAGTGGAGGGGCTCTCATTAGAGGCCACGGTTCTTTGTGAGGGGAAACAGATTGTGCAGCAGGATGTGACCGTGAGTCCGCTGTACACCCGATGGAGCAACATTACTCCGATGGACGTGGCGAAGATGAGTGTTCCTGTACCCCAGGCCCGGTTATGGTCGGTGGAGGATCCCTTCTTGTATGACCTGACCCTTACCCTGAAGCGGGATGGGCAGATCGTGGATGAGATCAAGACCTATTTTGGTATGCGGGAAGTAACGCGGAAGCATGGTCAGGTCTATCTCAACGGACGGCCCTGTTACCAGCGGCTCGTTTTGGACCAAGGTTATTGGGCCGAAGGGATTTATACGCCTCGATCGGTGGAAGACTTGAAGAAGGATGTGGAACTGATCAAGGCCTTAGGCTTCAATGGGGTACGGAAGCACCAAAAAATTGAAGACCCCTATTTCTACTATTATTGTGACAAGTTGGGACTGTTGGTCTGGTCAGAAATGCCCGCCTGTTACGAATATACCGAAACCGGTGCCGAAAACCTGCGTCGGGAATGGACTAAGGCAGTGCTCAGGGACAGAAATCATCCCAGTATTATTGCCTGGGTGCCTATGAATGAGAGCTGGGGCGTGGATCAGCTTTTCCGGAGCGTGGATTCGAGAATCGTGGCCTACCTCGAGTCCCTGTATTACCATACCCGTTCCCTAGACCACACCCGCCTAGTGGTAAGCAATGACGGATGGCAACATGGGACAACGGATCTGTTGACCATCCACGAATACACCCAGGATGCAAAGGATCTTAAACGTCGCTTTCAAGCCTTTGCAGATAATCCCAATGCCACCACCTTCAGTCACAACCGCGAGACCCTCCTAGACGGATTCAAACTTACGGATCAGCCGATCATTGTTTCGGAGTTCGGCGGCGTAAAAATCGAAGATGGCCAGTCGGGATGGGGTTACGGTAATGCCGCGAAGGATGCGGAAGATATGCTGAACCGGGTGAGCCAGTTGGTGGACGCTCTTTTGAGCTTTAGCCAAATTGCCGGTTACTGCTATACGCAATTGACCGATGTGGAGCAGGAGGTCAATGGTCTGCTGACCATCGATCGGCAACCAAAAGCCGATTTGGAGCGCCTGAGGCAGATCTTCACCCGGCGTTAG
- a CDS encoding DUF1080 domain-containing protein: protein MNRHLVVRCVLVAAFVLLVAGVALGATLPYEVDLSNVPNGSLPPGWYPLNGDWQVVDGTLEGYYPPAAGDGQGAFIFIPNLMVDDFDLQLTMEFKSAAQGSRFGAIMFRSAPATGAPRHKLQIRQRTTDRNGIGLLYRDSDKKATRIGEMPLHHDFELNTPYRVRLVVFGDRIKLLIEDTLVMDLTARTYLQKGGIGFVVHGATVRFSNIRIDSVDEEKFNSIY from the coding sequence ATGAATAGACATCTGGTTGTGAGATGTGTACTGGTAGCAGCTTTCGTTTTGCTTGTAGCAGGTGTGGCCCTTGGTGCTACTTTGCCCTATGAAGTGGACTTATCCAACGTACCCAATGGTAGTCTACCGCCTGGATGGTATCCTTTGAACGGTGATTGGCAAGTTGTAGATGGGACCCTGGAAGGCTACTATCCTCCCGCGGCCGGTGACGGTCAGGGTGCCTTCATCTTCATCCCTAACCTGATGGTGGATGACTTCGATCTTCAGTTGACCATGGAGTTTAAGTCTGCTGCCCAGGGCTCTCGGTTTGGTGCTATCATGTTCCGTAGCGCCCCCGCCACCGGTGCGCCTCGTCACAAGTTGCAGATCAGACAGCGGACTACGGACCGTAATGGTATCGGTTTGCTGTACCGTGACTCTGACAAGAAGGCCACCCGGATCGGTGAAATGCCCCTGCATCACGATTTCGAGCTGAATACCCCTTACCGGGTGCGACTGGTGGTGTTCGGCGATCGCATTAAACTCCTCATCGAGGATACTCTGGTCATGGATCTGACCGCGAGGACTTACCTGCAAAAGGGAGGCATCGGTTTTGTGGTGCATGGTGCCACCGTGCGCTTCAGTAACATCCGGATCGATTCGGTGGATGAGGAGAAATTCAACTCCATATACTAG